CCGATTCAGCACCGTCCGGATGGCCGACCGGATTCTGGTCCTGGAAAACGGAACCCTGCTTGAAATCGGGTCACACTACGAGCTACTGGAAAAAGAGGGGCGCTACGCCGAACTGTTTGGGTTGCAGGCGCGGGGGTATCAGTAGGTGTTCGGGTTTGATTTCTTAAATACGTACGTTATATTGTACGTGTATTCAGATGGACACTATGCAAGTAGTTAATTATACAGAGTTTCGGCGTTCGATGAAAGCGAAGCTCGACCAGGTTAGTGACGATGGCGATACCATCATTATTAATCGTAGTGAGAATAAAAATGTGGTACTTATTTCCCTTCGGGAGTATAATTCGTTGAAAGAAACCTTGCATCTGTTGGGTTCAGAGAAAAATAGAAATCGCCTTCTGGGTGCTGTTGAACGAGCGAATCGGGGTGAATTTGAACAACACCAACTGATTGACGAGTAGCATGAATCTGTCGTGGGACAAAGAGGCCTGGGAGGATTATGTCTATTGGCAGCAAACGGACAAAACGGTATTGCGCCGAATCAATGAACTCATCAAAGAATGTCTACGGACGCCATTTGAAGGAAAAGGCAAGCCGGAACCACTGAAAGAAAACCTGAGTGGATTCTGGTCGAGACGGATCACAGATGAGCACCGACTCGTTTACCGCGTTGAATCGGATCGTCTGCATATCATCCAATGTCGATTCCATTACTAAGAAGAAGCTGTTGTCTAAGTTTTTATATTCCTAAACATATGGTATCTATGAAATCGTTTTTGAGTGGCTTTCTTCTGTTGGGTGCATTCAGCAGTTCGTTTGCTCAGGCACCAACCATTCCCTCGCCCGACACGCAAATTAAAGTAGCGGTTCTGGCGGCTCCGGCCGATAAGCGTGATGGCGCTACCGTGTACGGCTATACTGCCAAAAACGAGTTTACGGTAATTCGGAAAGGAACCAATGAGTTGATCTGTCTGGCCGACGATCCGTCCCAAAAAGGACTCAATGTGTCTTGTTATCATCGTGACCTGGACCCATTTATGGAGCGTGGTCGGGTGCTGAAAAAAGAAGGTAAAAAGCCAAACGAGATTCTGGCTATTCGGGAGCAGGAAACAAAAGATAAGAAGCTGACAATGCCTTCGCACCCGTCAACGTTATTCTCCTATACCGCTAAAGATGAGGATTATAACCCCACTACAGGCGAGGTAAAAGATGGCTATCTTCGGTATGTGGTGTATATTCCTTATGCTACCGCCGAAAGCACAGGTCTGCCTACCAAACCCGAAGCACCCGGTATGCCCTGGATTATGGACCCCGGCACGCATCGGGCGCATATCATGATCAATCCGCCCGTATCCTCAACGGCGCACCATTGATCTAGTGTAGGGTTCCGTTGCGGTCTGGCAGGTAAGGAGTACAACCTTACATGGTTTCAGTGACTCTATAGGAGTCAAAACGAATAAGCAACCTATGGGCCTCCACATCAGAAAGCTATTCCTGGCGACAGTAGTCTCTGGACTGTGTATTGGCATGGGCATGGCTCAAAGGAGGGAGGTTGATTATTCGCGTATCAAAGCGACGCCTAGGGTGAGTCCGGTGATGCCTACCAACACGGCTCCTGGCTCCATGGGAACGCCCAGCGTTTTGACAATTAAAGCGTTTGCTGTCGATATTAGTAAACCAATACCATCGGCCACTGTAAAAATTACCTCTCGAACAACGGGCAAGACTCAGGTAGTTACACTGATAAATGGGCGTCTGGAGCGGGTGATCAATGATCCTGATGTATTGGTGATTGAGGTAAGCCAGGAAGGCTATACAACCCGAAGTTTAACGCTTGCTGTATCGCCCACGGGCAAGCCCTATGAGTTTGATGCCCAGCTCGATCCGGCTCCAATCAAACTAACCGTATGGGCCACCGACAGCCAGACGAAGAAAGTTATCCATGATGCGCATTTCACTATTTCGGGCCGTGTGGGCGAAGCTACGTTATTGCTTTCTCCCGATACGGCTACGGGTATCGTCAAAACCGATCTACCCCGTAAGGGCATTTATCAACTGACCAGTTCGGCAACAGGGTATGGCGATTTTACAAAGCCTATCCGGCTCGATAGTGTGGAGAATGAAGCTCGGGTGATGCTGACGCCCCAAAAAATGAAGGCCGCGAGTGAGGCTCAGGCACTCCCCGAAGCTGTTGTAAAATCGGTAAAGACGGCCGGGCAGGAAATACCTGTGGCACAGGTGCCCATAAAAGCACCTGTGCTATCGAGTGCAATAGCGGCTCCGGTAGTACCAATAGTTCCCCCCAAAGCCTTCGGCGCTATTGAACGAGGTAAGCCCGTTCGGTTAACCGCTATTTATTTCGACCAAAGTTCTCCTATTCTTCGATCTGAATCGTTCCCGGAGCTCGATCAACTGGCCTCCAGGCTCCTGGAAAGCCCATCGACTCAGCTCGAAATTCGGGGGCATACGGACAACCAGGGTGATTTTGATCTGAACGTAAAACTCTCCCGCGACCGCTGTCAGGCCGTCGTCGATTATCTGGTGGGTAAGGGGGTTGCCCAAACCCGCCTGAAAGCGGTTGGTCGTGGCCCCATCGATCCGATTGCGCCAAACAATAACGAAGACAACCGGAAGAAAAACCGACGAGTAGAGTTCGTTGTGCTCTGAATCAGGCTGTTGGCTCTGGGCCCCGAAAGGCGTCTTTCTTCTCAACAACGGCTAATTTTACAGGTCTGCCTTCTCGGGCCGACTGGTAAATAGCTTCAATGATTTTTTGATCCTGAAGCCCTTCTTCGCCCGGTGTAAACGGGGTTTTATTGTCCAGAATACACTCCGAAAAATGGTCTATTTCGGTGGCAAACTGATCCTGATCGCTGATTTCATGCTGCGTTTCCTGATTCTGTTTACCCTGTGCCTGGCTGGTAGCCAGTTTTAAACCCTTGTATGGGAAAGCGGGGTCCATTTTTATCCAGCCTTTATCGGCCAGTACTTTGTAATTTTTGTCGTCATGATGACCGTAACTGGTAGCACAACAAGCCTGAACTCCACTTGGAAATTTCATTAACCAGTTCACCTGTTCTTCTACTTCCGTAAAACGAGGATCATTAGGTGTACTGTGTACATAACCCGTTACTTCGGAAGGCTCCTCGCCCAGTACATACCGGATGGTGTTGATGCAATACAGCCCTACATCGGGCAGACTGCCTCCACCCGCCAACGCCTTTTTGAATCGCCAGTGATCGGGGTTGTCGGAATTTTGACCGTTGTTCGCCAGAATCGATTTGACTTTGCCAAACTGCTCTTTCTGAACCATTTCCCGAACGATCTTATGGTGCGGTTCGTATTGAATCCGATACGCAATCATCAGTTTACGGCTGGCTTTCTGACAGGCATCAATCATGGCCTGACATTCAGCGGCTGTGTTTGCCATCGGTTTTTCGCATAGGATATGCTTACCCGCCTGTGCACCACGGATGGTATATTCGGCATGCATCCCATTGGGTAAGACAATGTAAATGGCCTGAACCTCTTTGTTATCGCGTAGTTTGTCGTAGTCGGCGTAGCTATAACAGCTTTCTTTTTTTATACCGTATTGAGCCGCTACTTTTTGCAGTTTCTCAGGACTTCCACTCACCAGGGCCACCACTTTCGATTTTTTAGCGGCACCGAAAGCCGGTAAAATCTGATTGAGCGTTAAATGCCCGAGCCCTACTACGGC
This window of the Spirosoma aerolatum genome carries:
- a CDS encoding Gfo/Idh/MocA family protein; translated protein: MKPIDRFVNFLLDKPSDGRVSRQEFLELTGRGLAVGTVGSVLIACDKKPESTASAVGTTDTPSGPVPKLPATSPPATVPSDPAKPIELEQIKAKTEQQEAPTPSPLPADQRVGYAVVGLGHLTLNQILPAFGAAKKSKVVALVSGSPEKLQKVAAQYGIKKESCYSYADYDKLRDNKEVQAIYIVLPNGMHAEYTIRGAQAGKHILCEKPMANTAAECQAMIDACQKASRKLMIAYRIQYEPHHKIVREMVQKEQFGKVKSILANNGQNSDNPDHWRFKKALAGGGSLPDVGLYCINTIRYVLGEEPSEVTGYVHSTPNDPRFTEVEEQVNWLMKFPSGVQACCATSYGHHDDKNYKVLADKGWIKMDPAFPYKGLKLATSQAQGKQNQETQHEISDQDQFATEIDHFSECILDNKTPFTPGEEGLQDQKIIEAIYQSAREGRPVKLAVVEKKDAFRGPEPTA
- a CDS encoding OmpA family protein translates to MGLHIRKLFLATVVSGLCIGMGMAQRREVDYSRIKATPRVSPVMPTNTAPGSMGTPSVLTIKAFAVDISKPIPSATVKITSRTTGKTQVVTLINGRLERVINDPDVLVIEVSQEGYTTRSLTLAVSPTGKPYEFDAQLDPAPIKLTVWATDSQTKKVIHDAHFTISGRVGEATLLLSPDTATGIVKTDLPRKGIYQLTSSATGYGDFTKPIRLDSVENEARVMLTPQKMKAASEAQALPEAVVKSVKTAGQEIPVAQVPIKAPVLSSAIAAPVVPIVPPKAFGAIERGKPVRLTAIYFDQSSPILRSESFPELDQLASRLLESPSTQLEIRGHTDNQGDFDLNVKLSRDRCQAVVDYLVGKGVAQTRLKAVGRGPIDPIAPNNNEDNRKKNRRVEFVVL
- a CDS encoding type II toxin-antitoxin system Phd/YefM family antitoxin → MQVVNYTEFRRSMKAKLDQVSDDGDTIIINRSENKNVVLISLREYNSLKETLHLLGSEKNRNRLLGAVERANRGEFEQHQLIDE
- a CDS encoding Txe/YoeB family addiction module toxin, which translates into the protein MNLSWDKEAWEDYVYWQQTDKTVLRRINELIKECLRTPFEGKGKPEPLKENLSGFWSRRITDEHRLVYRVESDRLHIIQCRFHY